A genomic window from Sporosarcina sp. Marseille-Q4063 includes:
- a CDS encoding ATP-dependent DNA helicase RecQ, whose product MDIKSILLKKFGFEQFRAGQEEVIRDVISNRDTIAILPTGSGKSLCYQLPAYTKNGPVLIVSPLVALMEDQVAIMKKNGEKRVVALNSFLAYKDRQRIMTQLALYKFIFVSPEMLMQNNVAEQFKKLSIAFIVIDEAHCISQWGFDFRPDYLRIGEFLQQLDRPNILALTATADSQVLQDIVRYLCLESPAIHKHSLDRNNISYSIKQMNSENEKTDWILERTKNTIGPGIIYVASRRRADDLALQLKVHGISISSYHAGMEQEDRAFIQEQFITGEIDWICATTAFGMGIHKNDVRQVIHENMPSTIAGYMQEVGRAGRDGNLSSATLLFTVEDIGKTRFIVQNDLPTETEVRHYFNLIKEGSSKNDAALLSGISDTGTRIIDYYLERMPIDAAILKLKEQSMEKEKQLQSILQIIKEENCIRKSLLKFYGETLSAPPTSCCSVCGIGEEDWLFEMKRENSTRQLVNWADRLAGLLGS is encoded by the coding sequence GTGGATATCAAATCAATCTTGTTGAAAAAGTTTGGCTTCGAACAATTTAGAGCGGGACAAGAAGAAGTTATCCGCGATGTCATTTCAAATCGGGACACAATTGCTATATTGCCTACAGGCAGTGGGAAATCTTTATGTTATCAACTACCAGCGTATACGAAAAATGGTCCAGTTTTAATCGTTTCGCCTTTGGTCGCTTTAATGGAAGATCAAGTGGCGATTATGAAAAAAAATGGAGAAAAACGAGTAGTGGCTCTCAATTCTTTTCTTGCTTATAAAGATCGGCAACGAATTATGACTCAATTGGCGTTGTATAAATTCATCTTCGTTTCACCGGAAATGTTAATGCAAAATAATGTCGCCGAGCAATTTAAAAAACTATCAATCGCATTTATCGTCATTGATGAAGCGCATTGTATTTCGCAATGGGGATTTGATTTTAGACCGGACTACCTGCGAATTGGTGAATTCTTGCAACAACTGGATAGACCGAATATATTGGCTTTAACTGCAACAGCTGACAGCCAAGTCCTGCAAGATATTGTTCGCTATTTATGTCTTGAAAGTCCAGCTATTCATAAACATTCTTTGGATCGAAATAATATTTCATATTCGATAAAACAAATGAACTCAGAAAACGAAAAAACAGATTGGATTCTTGAACGAACCAAAAACACCATAGGACCAGGGATTATTTATGTCGCATCAAGAAGACGTGCGGATGACCTAGCTCTTCAATTGAAAGTACATGGAATATCAATTTCGTCGTACCATGCAGGAATGGAACAAGAAGATCGAGCATTTATTCAAGAACAGTTTATTACTGGGGAAATTGATTGGATATGTGCGACAACTGCTTTTGGTATGGGCATACATAAAAATGATGTTCGGCAAGTTATCCATGAAAATATGCCGTCTACAATTGCAGGGTATATGCAAGAAGTCGGTCGTGCTGGCCGAGATGGTAATTTATCCTCGGCGACATTGCTATTTACGGTTGAGGATATCGGGAAAACCCGTTTTATCGTACAAAATGATCTGCCGACAGAGACCGAAGTTCGCCATTATTTCAATCTGATAAAAGAAGGATCTTCAAAAAATGATGCGGCTCTGTTGTCAGGAATCAGTGACACCGGTACACGGATAATCGATTACTATCTCGAAAGGATGCCTATTGATGCTGCTATTCTGAAATTAAAAGAACAAAGCATGGAAAAAGAAAAACAATTGCAAAGTATTTTGCAAATTATTAAAGAAGAAAATTGTATTCGAAAATCACTTTTAAAGTTTTATGGTGAAACACTATCCGCTCCTCCAACGTCTTGTTGTTCAGTATGCGGGATAGGCGAAGAGGATTGGCTTTTCGAGATGAAACGAGAAAATTCGACTAGGCAATTAGTCAATTGGGCGGATAGATTAGCAGGCCTTCTTGGAAGTTAG
- a CDS encoding LysM peptidoglycan-binding domain-containing protein, producing the protein MKKDDYRSEFEEHRQKIKLDEEPTVIKSRAELYKKKRKSKKPRHMMINVIFALFTLIPILIIAVVVINWNLDKDNNTTAAQDSRVKYETSTNKTKPEENNSVINDEKAEEKAKAEEKAKAEEKAKAEEKAKAEEKAKAEEKAKAEEKAKAEEKAKAEERAKAEEKAKAEEKAKAEPKPATKTHTVAVGETIYSISVTHYQSGKGVDKIKQANGLTSNEIYVGQVLVIP; encoded by the coding sequence ATGAAAAAAGATGATTATAGATCGGAATTCGAAGAGCATAGACAAAAAATTAAACTAGATGAGGAACCAACTGTTATTAAATCCCGTGCAGAATTATATAAGAAAAAACGTAAAAGCAAAAAACCAAGACATATGATGATTAATGTTATTTTTGCCTTGTTTACCCTTATACCTATCCTTATTATCGCAGTTGTTGTTATTAATTGGAATTTAGATAAGGATAATAATACAACCGCTGCTCAAGATTCTCGGGTAAAGTATGAGACGAGCACTAATAAGACAAAACCAGAAGAAAATAATAGCGTTATAAATGATGAAAAAGCGGAAGAGAAAGCTAAAGCGGAAGAAAAGGCTAAAGCAGAAGAAAAGGCTAAAGCGGAAGAAAAAGCTAAAGCAGAGGAAAAAGCTAAAGCAGAGGAAAAAGCTAAAGCAGAGGAAAAGGCTAAAGCGGAAGAAAAAGCTAAAGCAGAGGAAAGAGCTAAAGCAGAAGAAAAAGCCAAAGCGGAAGAAAAGGCTAAAGCGGAACCAAAACCTGCTACGAAAACACATACAGTCGCGGTAGGAGAAACAATCTACAGCATTTCAGTCACCCACTACCAATCCGGAAAAGGCGTCGATAAAATCAAGCAGGCAAACGGGCTCACATCGAATGAAATTTATGTCGGTCAGGTGCTTGTGATTCCATAA
- a CDS encoding metallophosphoesterase: protein MLTNAFQRNVVHHKVTIKTRNNNKTKLKVFFISDIHRRKIDRKLIDKIDKDIDLIVIGGDLAEKGVPLSRIAANIRILSLLSQKIYYVWGNNDREAGEREIRNIMRRFRVIMLENENFSIPGHSSWGICGTDDPTSEKVDIEKTLRNIDDYEHILVICHQPRVLREIERRIRPSVATIMLAGHTHGGQIRIGKLGLLEKGSFQTNSKRTKLISNGYGTTTVPLRLGAPSECHVLTITY, encoded by the coding sequence ATGCTGACAAATGCATTTCAAAGGAATGTCGTCCACCATAAAGTAACAATCAAGACCCGCAATAATAACAAAACTAAACTCAAGGTGTTTTTCATCTCAGATATTCATCGAAGAAAAATCGATCGGAAATTAATTGATAAAATTGACAAGGATATTGATCTCATTGTTATCGGTGGGGATTTGGCTGAAAAAGGGGTGCCTTTGTCTCGAATTGCAGCAAACATTCGAATCCTTTCACTGCTAAGTCAGAAGATATACTATGTATGGGGAAATAACGACCGGGAGGCTGGAGAACGCGAAATACGTAATATAATGAGAAGGTTTCGCGTAATCATGTTAGAAAATGAAAACTTTTCTATACCCGGACATAGTTCTTGGGGGATTTGCGGAACGGATGATCCAACAAGTGAAAAAGTCGACATCGAAAAAACCTTGAGAAATATTGATGATTACGAACATATACTAGTGATATGCCATCAGCCGAGAGTGTTGCGGGAAATAGAGCGTAGAATTCGACCGTCCGTAGCAACCATTATGCTGGCGGGCCATACACACGGCGGGCAAATCAGAATTGGGAAACTTGGATTGTTGGAAAAAGGAAGTTTTCAAACAAATTCCAAACGAACAAAACTAATTAGTAATGGCTATGGTACGACTACAGTGCCTTTACGGCTCGGAGCGCCATCGGAATGTCATGTACTAACAATAACTTATTAG
- a CDS encoding YpdA family putative bacillithiol disulfide reductase, with protein MQHGDVIVIGGGPCGLSAAIELQEKGFKVLVIEKGNIVNSIYNYPTHQTFFSSSIKLSIGDIPFITAKDKPKRNDALVYYREVVKMKNIKVNNFELVKQVNKTSDGFLVETDKQKYCAKNVVVATGYYDNPNIMGVEGENLPNVFHYFKEGHPFFQKNVVVIGGKNSAVDAALELERAGANVTVVYRGSNYSPSVKPWILPGFESLVKSGEIKMHFESHVVKITETSVTIEQNGKTIQIQNDYVFAMTGYHPNHALLKEMGIEIDEQSGCPRFNEETMESTIKGLYIAGVIAAGNNANEIFIENGRFHGVQIANAIEKST; from the coding sequence ATGCAACACGGAGATGTGATTGTTATTGGCGGGGGACCTTGCGGGTTATCTGCCGCAATTGAATTACAAGAAAAAGGATTTAAAGTTCTTGTTATAGAAAAAGGAAATATTGTTAATTCGATTTATAATTATCCGACACACCAGACCTTTTTTAGTTCAAGCATAAAGTTATCAATTGGTGATATTCCATTTATCACAGCGAAAGACAAGCCGAAAAGAAATGATGCGCTCGTCTATTACCGCGAAGTTGTTAAAATGAAAAACATCAAAGTAAATAATTTTGAACTAGTAAAACAAGTTAACAAAACATCTGACGGATTTCTTGTTGAAACTGACAAGCAAAAATATTGCGCGAAAAACGTTGTAGTCGCAACAGGTTATTACGACAATCCAAACATTATGGGGGTCGAAGGTGAAAACCTCCCGAATGTTTTTCATTATTTTAAAGAAGGGCATCCTTTTTTTCAGAAAAACGTCGTAGTCATCGGCGGGAAAAATTCGGCAGTCGATGCAGCGCTTGAATTGGAACGAGCGGGTGCAAATGTGACAGTTGTCTACCGTGGCTCCAATTACTCACCTAGTGTCAAGCCTTGGATTTTACCGGGGTTTGAGAGTTTGGTAAAATCCGGGGAAATAAAGATGCACTTTGAATCGCATGTCGTGAAAATTACAGAGACCTCCGTCACGATTGAGCAAAATGGTAAAACGATTCAAATTCAAAATGATTATGTTTTTGCGATGACTGGTTATCATCCGAATCATGCGCTTCTAAAAGAAATGGGCATTGAAATCGATGAACAAAGTGGATGCCCGCGGTTTAACGAAGAAACGATGGAATCGACTATTAAAGGATTATATATTGCAGGAGTTATAGCGGCAGGGAATAATGCAAATGAAATCTTCATAGAAAATGGCAGATTCCACGGCGTTCAAATTGCAAATGCAATTGAGAAATCTACATAA
- the prsW gene encoding glutamic-type intramembrane protease PrsW, giving the protein MFILFTVAIAPGLALFSYFYLRKEIAKEPSRTLLQTFLYGAIMTFPILFAQHVFEEEHIFSNEFIRNVLFTSGVEEFFKWLILFLTIYHHVEFEDAYDGILYGASISLGFATVENILYLLTYGTDIAFLRALLPVSSHALFGVVMGYYLGRAKFADEAKKKGILFVAFLAPFVLHFIYNSIFLIQEVFLYLIIPFMLFLWWFGLTRVKYAHTFAMQQFKRKAESK; this is encoded by the coding sequence ATGTTTATATTGTTTACCGTAGCAATTGCGCCTGGATTGGCACTGTTCAGTTATTTTTATTTGCGAAAAGAAATTGCCAAAGAACCTTCTCGTACATTATTGCAAACTTTTTTATACGGGGCAATTATGACATTCCCGATTTTGTTCGCTCAGCATGTATTTGAAGAAGAACATATTTTTTCTAATGAATTTATACGAAATGTCTTGTTTACAAGTGGTGTAGAAGAGTTTTTTAAATGGCTCATTTTATTTCTAACCATTTATCATCACGTGGAATTTGAAGATGCATATGATGGGATATTGTACGGGGCAAGTATTTCCTTGGGCTTTGCAACAGTTGAAAATATACTTTACTTATTAACATACGGAACTGATATTGCCTTTTTAAGAGCATTATTACCAGTGTCGAGCCATGCATTGTTTGGTGTCGTTATGGGATATTACTTAGGAAGGGCAAAATTTGCTGATGAAGCGAAAAAGAAAGGTATATTATTCGTCGCTTTCTTAGCGCCTTTTGTTCTTCATTTTATTTATAATAGTATTTTTCTAATTCAAGAAGTGTTTTTATATTTAATTATTCCATTCATGTTATTCCTCTGGTGGTTTGGTCTCACGAGAGTGAAATATGCACATACATTTGCAATGCAACAATTTAAACGAAAAGCAGAGTCAAAATAA
- the sleB gene encoding spore cortex-lytic enzyme yields MDLKKIIKHTLIAMLLLSSAYVLSPLPTGAFSSQQIQRGAFGDDVIELQARLQYIGFYNGAIDGKFGYGTYWALRNFQEKYGLPVDGIAGNTTKKKLVDISDYNEQFVKNNINKGNKFTHYGGTPLENQVSKGTGKKKEVQLPSKYSDQDLKLMANAVYGEARGEPYEGQVAVAAVILNRVEHPDFPDTIGGVIFQPLAFTAVADGQIWLTPNERAKEAVLDALNGWDPSENAIYYFNPITATSKWIWSREQIKKIGLHVFCI; encoded by the coding sequence ATGGATTTGAAAAAGATAATTAAACACACACTTATCGCCATGCTTCTCCTCAGTTCTGCGTATGTGTTGTCCCCGCTTCCAACTGGGGCTTTTAGTTCTCAACAAATACAACGAGGTGCATTTGGCGATGATGTTATCGAGCTCCAAGCGAGACTGCAATACATTGGTTTCTATAATGGGGCGATTGACGGAAAGTTTGGCTATGGAACTTATTGGGCTTTACGAAACTTTCAGGAGAAATATGGACTACCGGTAGACGGAATAGCTGGAAATACGACGAAAAAGAAACTTGTTGACATTTCAGACTACAATGAACAATTTGTGAAAAATAATATTAACAAAGGTAATAAATTTACCCATTACGGCGGAACCCCGCTTGAAAATCAAGTATCCAAGGGAACCGGTAAGAAAAAGGAAGTTCAATTACCCTCAAAATATTCAGATCAAGATTTAAAATTGATGGCAAATGCTGTCTATGGTGAAGCAAGAGGAGAACCTTATGAGGGGCAAGTTGCGGTTGCCGCGGTAATCTTAAATCGAGTTGAGCACCCGGACTTTCCTGACACGATCGGGGGCGTGATTTTTCAGCCTCTTGCATTTACTGCTGTTGCCGATGGTCAAATCTGGTTAACGCCAAATGAACGAGCAAAAGAAGCAGTTCTGGATGCGTTAAACGGATGGGACCCTTCTGAAAATGCAATTTATTACTTCAATCCGATAACTGCTACGAGCAAGTGGATTTGGTCACGAGAACAAATTAAAAAAATCGGTTTGCACGTATTCTGTATCTAA
- a CDS encoding PepSY1/2 domain-containing protein, which yields MKKIIFVLVYSIAALSIFSYGKTTENQQLSYLLSGQYTDKMTEATKKLEELDTAVKKTLLFNEEEGSANAREDIWRLSSEIKNSVGSLPLDRQFSNSWMNYLGRLGNFARESERSGNYEEYHKVMSEASRNLRSMADEWEVATVGLIDGSMSIEGWKNQVESIDSTHDWAGMTETVKKNTESDFPLTASESDHQKKRDLEKLTDKNISGDEAIERFKILFPEVSSGSIVIETSKPGSPYPFYHIRFAKDQSIGYIDITEKGGHVLSFLAERPFTESSLDFSVVQKRAEDFLSNSGFEDTVYQESRENNTAWHFVYVRVEPEYDAKVFSDVIHLKVAKDTGNILGMDAMEYIQKEETKRQPIKKIDWKKFFHSNVQVVNEELAYVENDRLEQRLSHYLTVMMETEGVTETFVVVVDTETGEIIETEKQQ from the coding sequence ATGAAAAAAATAATATTTGTACTGGTTTATTCGATTGCAGCGCTTTCGATTTTTAGTTACGGAAAAACAACTGAAAATCAGCAGTTAAGCTATTTACTAAGCGGACAATATACGGATAAGATGACAGAGGCAACAAAAAAGCTTGAGGAACTCGATACTGCGGTAAAAAAGACTTTGCTTTTTAACGAGGAAGAAGGTTCCGCGAATGCACGTGAAGATATTTGGCGCTTATCATCAGAAATTAAAAATTCAGTTGGCTCCTTACCTCTCGACCGTCAATTTTCGAACTCTTGGATGAATTACCTGGGGAGACTAGGTAATTTTGCTAGAGAATCTGAGCGAAGTGGTAATTATGAAGAATACCATAAGGTAATGTCAGAAGCATCTAGAAACTTGAGAAGTATGGCTGACGAGTGGGAAGTTGCGACTGTGGGATTGATTGACGGTAGTATGTCCATTGAAGGGTGGAAAAATCAAGTGGAATCGATTGATTCTACTCATGACTGGGCGGGAATGACAGAAACAGTGAAAAAAAATACGGAGAGCGATTTTCCGTTAACAGCAAGTGAATCAGATCATCAGAAGAAAAGGGATTTAGAAAAATTAACGGATAAAAATATTTCTGGCGATGAAGCGATTGAACGTTTTAAAATACTATTTCCCGAAGTTTCCTCCGGTTCGATCGTAATTGAAACAAGTAAGCCAGGCTCTCCCTATCCCTTTTACCATATTCGTTTCGCAAAAGATCAGTCCATCGGTTATATTGATATAACAGAAAAAGGTGGGCATGTACTTTCTTTTTTGGCTGAAAGACCATTCACCGAGTCTAGTCTTGATTTTTCTGTTGTTCAAAAAAGGGCGGAAGATTTCTTATCCAATTCAGGTTTTGAAGATACCGTGTATCAGGAATCTAGAGAGAATAATACAGCGTGGCATTTCGTATATGTACGCGTCGAACCTGAGTATGACGCTAAAGTATTTTCTGATGTTATCCATTTGAAGGTGGCAAAGGATACAGGTAATATTCTTGGTATGGACGCAATGGAATATATTCAAAAAGAAGAAACGAAAAGACAACCGATTAAGAAAATTGATTGGAAAAAGTTTTTCCATTCAAATGTGCAAGTCGTTAATGAAGAGCTCGCATACGTTGAAAATGATCGTCTTGAACAAAGGCTTTCACACTATTTAACGGTCATGATGGAAACTGAAGGAGTCACTGAAACTTTTGTAGTTGTTGTTGATACAGAAACCGGCGAAATTATTGAAACTGAAAAACAACAATAA
- the cmk gene encoding (d)CMP kinase, with amino-acid sequence MVGIQIAIDGPAAAGKSTIAKIAAEKLGYTYIDTGAMYRALTHKALELGIHINDGKKLEELLRETTIELTPGVEGQAVHLDGSDVSEEIRTLEVTNSVSAVSAHSGVRKLMVEKQRILGSKSGVVMDGRDIGTDVLPDAELKIFMTASVEERAGRRHIENSKRGIESSLEQLKSEISERDRLDTERETSPLRQAEDAILIDTTSMSIVEVAEMISQLAKERLNHS; translated from the coding sequence ATGGTCGGAATACAAATTGCGATTGATGGACCTGCCGCGGCTGGTAAAAGTACGATTGCAAAAATTGCAGCCGAAAAGTTAGGCTATACGTATATAGATACTGGGGCGATGTACCGAGCGCTTACGCATAAAGCCCTTGAACTTGGCATACATATTAATGACGGGAAAAAACTTGAAGAACTACTGCGTGAAACAACGATTGAACTGACTCCAGGAGTTGAGGGGCAAGCTGTACATCTAGACGGTTCAGACGTTTCTGAAGAAATTAGGACATTAGAAGTGACAAATTCTGTTTCCGCTGTTTCTGCTCATAGCGGCGTACGTAAATTGATGGTTGAAAAACAACGAATCTTAGGTAGTAAATCAGGTGTAGTTATGGATGGTCGTGATATAGGGACCGACGTATTGCCTGATGCAGAGTTGAAAATCTTTATGACTGCCTCAGTAGAAGAACGGGCCGGGCGCCGGCATATCGAAAATAGTAAACGCGGAATCGAATCATCCTTGGAACAATTGAAATCGGAAATAAGTGAACGTGATCGTTTAGACACTGAACGAGAGACATCGCCACTTAGGCAAGCGGAAGATGCGATTTTAATTGATACAACCTCAATGTCGATTGTTGAAGTGGCTGAAATGATTAGTCAACTTGCAAAAGAGAGGTTGAATCATTCATGA
- a CDS encoding 1-acyl-sn-glycerol-3-phosphate acyltransferase: MNLYPLGKALVSLMLYPLYRVKVIGKENFPKEGGVLLCTNHIDNLDPPVVGMTCPRPVHFMAKQELFEAPVLKTILPKVNAFPVKRGMSDRQALRNALSILKSGNVVGLFPEGTRSKDGELQKGLAGAGFFALKGDAHVVPCAIIGPYKPFKRLKVVFGKPIDMTEHRASRTSAEDATALIMDEIGKLIEANK; this comes from the coding sequence ATGAACTTATACCCTTTGGGAAAAGCATTGGTAAGTTTGATGCTCTATCCGTTATATCGTGTAAAAGTAATCGGGAAAGAAAACTTCCCCAAAGAAGGCGGCGTCTTACTTTGTACAAACCATATCGATAATTTGGATCCGCCTGTTGTAGGAATGACATGTCCACGTCCAGTTCACTTTATGGCTAAACAAGAACTTTTTGAAGCACCGGTATTGAAAACCATTTTGCCAAAAGTTAACGCGTTTCCCGTTAAACGCGGAATGAGTGACAGACAAGCTCTACGAAATGCATTATCGATTTTGAAGTCAGGAAATGTCGTCGGGCTTTTTCCGGAAGGAACAAGAAGTAAAGACGGGGAACTGCAAAAGGGACTAGCGGGAGCAGGTTTCTTCGCCCTAAAAGGAGACGCTCACGTGGTACCGTGCGCAATTATAGGACCATATAAACCGTTTAAAAGACTAAAAGTTGTTTTTGGAAAACCGATTGACATGACGGAACATCGAGCATCCCGAACGTCGGCAGAAGATGCCACTGCGCTTATTATGGATGAAATTGGCAAGTTGATAGAAGCGAATAAATAA
- the rpsA gene encoding 30S ribosomal protein S1: MSEEMNLETQNEYNEGDRVTGTITKIEEKSVTVEIAGAPFDGVIPISEISSLHIEKASDVVSVGDELELMIMKVEEGNYVLSKRKVDAADAWDSLEEKYNNKETIETEVKDVVKGGLVVDLGVRGFIPASLVEDFFVESFEDYKGRQMTFKIVEMDKEKNRLILSHRAVIQEEKAAKKGEVLDSLEEGQVLEGVVQRITSFGAFVDVGGVDGLVHISQLSHEHVEKVSDVLKEGETVKVKVLSIDRDSERISLSIKETLPGPWEGIEERVPKGSVLEGTVKRLVSYGAFVELFPGVEGLVHISRISHEHIGTPEEVLKEGQKIEVKVLDVNPEEERLSLSIKDLIEKEDFTSYGDYEMSEESQGFSISDVIGDQLKKFSE, translated from the coding sequence ATGTCTGAAGAAATGAATTTGGAAACTCAAAATGAATATAACGAAGGCGATCGTGTTACAGGAACAATAACTAAAATTGAAGAAAAGTCCGTAACAGTAGAAATTGCAGGAGCACCATTCGACGGGGTTATCCCAATTAGTGAAATTTCAAGTCTTCATATTGAAAAAGCATCGGATGTCGTATCTGTAGGCGACGAGCTTGAATTGATGATTATGAAAGTTGAAGAAGGAAATTATGTACTGTCGAAAAGGAAAGTTGATGCGGCAGATGCTTGGGATTCCCTCGAAGAAAAATACAACAACAAAGAAACCATTGAAACTGAAGTAAAAGACGTTGTAAAAGGCGGACTCGTTGTTGATTTGGGTGTGCGAGGCTTTATCCCCGCATCACTTGTAGAAGACTTTTTCGTTGAATCCTTTGAGGATTATAAAGGCCGTCAGATGACATTTAAGATTGTCGAGATGGATAAAGAAAAAAACCGTCTCATTCTATCTCACCGTGCGGTTATCCAGGAAGAAAAGGCGGCTAAGAAAGGCGAAGTACTTGATAGCCTCGAAGAAGGTCAAGTACTTGAAGGAGTCGTTCAACGAATAACCTCATTTGGTGCATTTGTAGATGTTGGCGGTGTTGACGGGCTAGTTCATATTTCACAACTATCTCATGAACATGTTGAAAAAGTTTCGGATGTTTTAAAAGAAGGCGAAACTGTAAAAGTTAAGGTTTTATCAATCGATCGCGACTCAGAACGCATTTCTTTATCGATTAAGGAAACGTTACCGGGACCTTGGGAAGGAATCGAGGAAAGAGTTCCGAAAGGTTCCGTACTTGAAGGCACAGTGAAGCGCCTGGTTTCTTATGGTGCATTCGTTGAGTTGTTCCCAGGTGTTGAAGGTCTGGTACACATTTCACGTATTTCGCATGAACATATCGGAACACCCGAGGAAGTTCTTAAAGAAGGTCAGAAAATCGAAGTGAAAGTGCTTGATGTGAATCCAGAAGAAGAACGTCTATCACTAAGCATTAAAGATTTAATTGAAAAAGAAGATTTTACTTCATACGGCGATTATGAAATGAGCGAAGAATCACAAGGATTCTCCATTAGTGACGTAATTGGTGACCAACTGAAGAAATTCTCAGAATAA
- the der gene encoding ribosome biogenesis GTPase Der: MTKPTVAIVGRPNVGKSTIFNRIVGERISIVEDVAGVTRDRIYSSADWLAHEFHLIDTGGIQIGDEPFLEQIRLQAEIAIEEADVIIFLVNGREGVTDADEHVAKILYQTKKPIVLAVNKIDNPEMRDMIYDFYSLGFGDPYPISGSHGLGLGDLLDEVAANFPDNDQEEIEDDVIRFSLIGRPNVGKSSLVNTLLGEERVIVSDIAGTTRDAIDTPYVHEGQKYKIIDTAGMRKKGKVYETTEKYSALRALKAIDRSDVVLIVLNGEEGIREQDKRIAGYAEDAGKGVMFVVNKWDAIKKDDKTMNNFTDNIRDNFMFLDYAPIAYVSAKTKQRVMSLFDSIRLISENHSLRIQSSVLNEVVEDAIARNPAPTDKGKRLRIYYVTQVAVKPPTFVIFVNNPELMHFSYERFLQNRLRESFGFEGTPIRLITRART, from the coding sequence ATGACGAAACCAACCGTAGCAATTGTCGGTAGACCAAACGTTGGAAAATCGACAATTTTTAATCGCATTGTCGGTGAGCGTATTTCAATCGTCGAAGACGTTGCTGGTGTAACACGCGACCGTATTTATAGTTCTGCTGATTGGTTAGCGCATGAATTTCACCTAATTGACACAGGTGGAATTCAAATAGGCGATGAGCCGTTCCTTGAACAAATTAGACTGCAGGCTGAAATTGCAATTGAAGAAGCCGACGTCATTATTTTTCTTGTGAACGGACGCGAAGGGGTAACTGATGCGGACGAACACGTTGCCAAAATTTTATATCAAACAAAGAAGCCAATTGTATTAGCGGTGAATAAAATTGATAATCCTGAAATGAGAGATATGATTTATGATTTCTATTCTTTAGGATTCGGCGATCCATATCCAATTTCAGGTTCACACGGATTAGGTCTTGGAGATTTACTGGATGAGGTAGCTGCGAATTTCCCGGATAACGATCAAGAGGAAATTGAAGACGATGTTATCCGATTTTCATTGATCGGGCGGCCGAACGTCGGAAAATCATCCTTGGTAAATACACTACTTGGCGAGGAAAGAGTTATTGTTAGTGACATAGCGGGCACGACAAGGGATGCAATTGATACGCCTTATGTGCACGAAGGACAGAAGTATAAAATAATTGATACAGCAGGCATGCGGAAAAAAGGTAAAGTGTATGAAACAACGGAGAAATACAGCGCTCTGCGCGCGTTAAAAGCGATTGACCGATCCGATGTAGTCTTAATCGTTTTAAACGGGGAAGAAGGCATACGAGAGCAGGACAAGCGTATTGCGGGCTATGCTGAAGATGCCGGCAAAGGTGTAATGTTTGTTGTTAACAAATGGGATGCTATAAAAAAAGACGACAAAACAATGAACAATTTCACGGATAATATAAGAGATAATTTTATGTTCCTTGATTATGCTCCGATTGCATATGTTTCAGCAAAGACGAAACAACGTGTCATGTCTTTATTTGACAGCATTCGATTAATAAGTGAAAATCATTCGTTACGTATTCAATCAAGTGTTTTGAATGAAGTAGTTGAAGATGCAATTGCACGAAATCCAGCGCCTACTGATAAAGGGAAGCGACTTCGTATCTATTACGTCACACAAGTTGCGGTTAAGCCGCCAACATTTGTTATATTTGTCAATAATCCGGAGTTAATGCATTTTTCTTATGAACGATTCTTGCAAAACAGGCTTCGGGAATCATTTGGTTTTGAAGGAACGCCAATTCGATTAATTACTCGAGCGAGAACATAA